One part of the Nostoc sp. PCC 7120 = FACHB-418 genome encodes these proteins:
- a CDS encoding CTB family bacteriocin — protein MTHKFLTDMSEAQQQIVSGGSDYTFNSSYSAERQVNFQGSSNSNNQGSNSQSQGNVSEVTSYSKEWSGLGVPLLPMIGFWNLPYIF, from the coding sequence ATGACTCACAAATTCCTTACTGATATGTCTGAAGCACAACAACAAATTGTCTCTGGGGGGAGTGATTACACATTTAATAGCAGCTACTCTGCTGAGAGACAAGTGAATTTCCAAGGATCATCAAACTCCAATAATCAAGGCAGTAATAGTCAATCTCAAGGCAACGTAAGTGAGGTTACTAGCTATTCAAAAGAATGGTCAGGGCTGGGTGTGCCATTACTACCTATGATTGGTTTCTGGAATTTACCGTATATCTTTTAG